The following are encoded together in the Brassica napus cultivar Da-Ae chromosome A9, Da-Ae, whole genome shotgun sequence genome:
- the LOC106365081 gene encoding integrin-linked protein kinase 1-like isoform X1, with protein sequence MENVAEQLKRGISRQSSTGSVRRGTLSRQFTRQSSLDPRRNNMRFSFGRQSSLDPIRRSPESSSSCQPQMMSVPENLDSTMQLLFMASKGDVDGVEELLDEGVDVNSIDLDGRTALHIASCEGHYDVVRVLLSRRANIDARDRWGSTAAVDAKYYGNVEVFNLLKTRGAKPPKTRKTPMTVGNPKEVPEYELNPLELQVRKADGISKGTYQVAKWNGTRVSVKISDKDSYSDPERVNAFNHELTVLAKARHPNIVQFVGAVTQNLPMMIVVEHNPKGDLSEYLQKKGRLSPSKALRFALDIARGMNYLHECKPDPVIHCDLRPKNILLDRGGQLKISGFGLIKLSKVSEDNVKVVNHEAHIDKSNCYIAPELYKNIIFDKSVDVHSFGVILYEITEGVSIFHPKSPEEVAESICMEGRRPTIKTKSKGYPPELKELIEECWHPDTSVRPIFSDIIIRLDNIVANCSKQGWWKDTFKFPWK encoded by the exons ATGGAGAACGTAGCCGAGCAATTGAAGCGCGGGATATCGAGGCAATCCTCGACAGGATCAGTGCGACGAGGAACGCTAAGCCGACAATTCACGCGCCAATCCTCTCTCGATCCGCGGCGCAACAACATGAGGTTCAGCTTCGGCCGTCAGTCTTCGCTCGATCCGATCAGACGCAGCCCCGAATCCTCGAGCTCCTGCCAGCCGCAGATGATGTCTGTACCTGAGAATCTCGATTCCACGATGCAGCTTCTCTTCATGGCGAGCAAAGGCGACGTGGACGGCGTCGAGGAGCTGCTCGATGAAGGAGTCGATGTGAATAGCATCGATCTCGATGGACGCACGGCTCTTCACATTGCTTCTTGCGAAGGTCATTACGACGTCGTCAGGGTTCTTCTTAGCCGGAGAGCTAATATCGATGCTCGTGACCGTTGGGGTAGTACG GCGGCTGTTGATGCCAAGTATTATGGGAATGTGGAAGTGTTTAATCTCTTGAAAACTCGAGGAGCTAAACCTCCG AAAACCAGAAAGACTCCAATGACAGTGGGTAATCCAAAAGAAGTTCCCGAGTATGAACTTAATCCACTCGAGCTTCAAGTCCGAAAAGCGGATGGTATCTCAAAG GGAACCTATCAAGTTGCTAAGTGGAATGGCACGCGAGTCTCGGTAAAAATATCCGATAAAGATAGCTATTCAGATCCGGAACGAGT AAATGCTTTCAATCATGAATTAACTGTGCTAGCTAAAGCTAGGCATCCAAATATTGTTCAATTTGTTGGAGCTGTCACTCAAAATCTACCGATGATGATTGTAGTTGAGCATAATCCAAAG GGTGATCTAAGTGAATATCTTCAAAAGAAAGGTCGTCTTTCTCCTTCAAAAGCTCTGAGATTTGCTCTTGATATTGCCAGAGGCATGAACTATCTTCATGAGTGTAAACCAGACCCGGTCATCCACTGCGATTTAAGGCCAAA AAATATTTTGCTGGATAGAGGTGGACAATTGAAGATCTCTGGATTTGGTTTGATAAAGTTGTCCAAGGTTTCAGAAGATAATGTCAAAGTAGTTAACCACGAAGCTCATATCGATAAATCAA ATTGCTACATAGCTCCAGAACTTTACAAAAACATAATCTTCGATAAAAGTGTTGATGTTCATTCGTTTGGTGTCATTTTATATGAG ATAACTGAGGGAGTATCGATTTTTCATCCTAAATCGCCTGAAGAGGTTGCAGAGTCGATATGTATGGAAGGAAGGAGACCAACAATCAAGACAAAGTCCAAGGGTTACCCTCCAGAACTGAAAGA GTTGATTGAGGAATGTTGGCATCCAGATACAAGTGTAAGGCCAATATTTTCTGATATTATTATTCGACTCGACAACATAGTTGCAAACTGCTCTAAGCAGGGTTGGTGGAAAGACACATTTAAGTTTCCCTG GAAATAA
- the LOC106365081 gene encoding integrin-linked protein kinase 1-like isoform X2 → MENVAEQLKRGISRQSSTGSVRRGTLSRQFTRQSSLDPRRNNMRFSFGRQSSLDPIRRSPESSSSCQPQMMSVPENLDSTMQLLFMASKGDVDGVEELLDEGVDVNSIDLDGRTALHIASCEGHYDVVRVLLSRRANIDARDRWGSTAAVDAKYYGNVEVFNLLKTRGAKPPKTRKTPMTVGNPKEVPEYELNPLELQVRKADGISKGTYQVAKWNGTRVSVKISDKDSYSDPERVNAFNHELTVLAKARHPNIVQFVGAVTQNLPMMIVVEHNPKGDLSEYLQKKGRLSPSKALRFALDIARGMNYLHECKPDPVIHCDLRPKNILLDRGGQLKISGFGLIKLSKVSEDNVKVVNHEAHIDKSNCYIAPELYKNIIFDKSVDVHSFGVILYEITEGVSIFHPKSPEEVAESICMEGRRPTIKTKSKGYPPELKELIEECWHPDTSVRPIFSDIIIRLDNIVANCSKQGWWKDTFKFPW, encoded by the exons ATGGAGAACGTAGCCGAGCAATTGAAGCGCGGGATATCGAGGCAATCCTCGACAGGATCAGTGCGACGAGGAACGCTAAGCCGACAATTCACGCGCCAATCCTCTCTCGATCCGCGGCGCAACAACATGAGGTTCAGCTTCGGCCGTCAGTCTTCGCTCGATCCGATCAGACGCAGCCCCGAATCCTCGAGCTCCTGCCAGCCGCAGATGATGTCTGTACCTGAGAATCTCGATTCCACGATGCAGCTTCTCTTCATGGCGAGCAAAGGCGACGTGGACGGCGTCGAGGAGCTGCTCGATGAAGGAGTCGATGTGAATAGCATCGATCTCGATGGACGCACGGCTCTTCACATTGCTTCTTGCGAAGGTCATTACGACGTCGTCAGGGTTCTTCTTAGCCGGAGAGCTAATATCGATGCTCGTGACCGTTGGGGTAGTACG GCGGCTGTTGATGCCAAGTATTATGGGAATGTGGAAGTGTTTAATCTCTTGAAAACTCGAGGAGCTAAACCTCCG AAAACCAGAAAGACTCCAATGACAGTGGGTAATCCAAAAGAAGTTCCCGAGTATGAACTTAATCCACTCGAGCTTCAAGTCCGAAAAGCGGATGGTATCTCAAAG GGAACCTATCAAGTTGCTAAGTGGAATGGCACGCGAGTCTCGGTAAAAATATCCGATAAAGATAGCTATTCAGATCCGGAACGAGT AAATGCTTTCAATCATGAATTAACTGTGCTAGCTAAAGCTAGGCATCCAAATATTGTTCAATTTGTTGGAGCTGTCACTCAAAATCTACCGATGATGATTGTAGTTGAGCATAATCCAAAG GGTGATCTAAGTGAATATCTTCAAAAGAAAGGTCGTCTTTCTCCTTCAAAAGCTCTGAGATTTGCTCTTGATATTGCCAGAGGCATGAACTATCTTCATGAGTGTAAACCAGACCCGGTCATCCACTGCGATTTAAGGCCAAA AAATATTTTGCTGGATAGAGGTGGACAATTGAAGATCTCTGGATTTGGTTTGATAAAGTTGTCCAAGGTTTCAGAAGATAATGTCAAAGTAGTTAACCACGAAGCTCATATCGATAAATCAA ATTGCTACATAGCTCCAGAACTTTACAAAAACATAATCTTCGATAAAAGTGTTGATGTTCATTCGTTTGGTGTCATTTTATATGAG ATAACTGAGGGAGTATCGATTTTTCATCCTAAATCGCCTGAAGAGGTTGCAGAGTCGATATGTATGGAAGGAAGGAGACCAACAATCAAGACAAAGTCCAAGGGTTACCCTCCAGAACTGAAAGA GTTGATTGAGGAATGTTGGCATCCAGATACAAGTGTAAGGCCAATATTTTCTGATATTATTATTCGACTCGACAACATAGTTGCAAACTGCTCTAAGCAGGGTTGGTGGAAAGACACATTTAAGTTTCCCTGGTAA